From Chitinophagales bacterium, the proteins below share one genomic window:
- a CDS encoding glycosyltransferase family 2 protein: MQISVVVPLFNEQESIPELTAWIQRVMAANQFTYEIIFVDDGSRDESWHIIQSLAEQFDLVKGIKLRRNYGKSAALSEGFSAAEGNVVITMDADLQDSPDEIPELYRMIEKEGFDLVSGWKRKRHDPVSKRWPSRLFNRVTRYMSGINIHDFNCGLKAYRKDVVKNVEVYGEMHRYIPLLAKWAGFINITEKEVVHYPRKYGVTKFGWERFINGFLDLLSIIFVFRFGKRPMHLFGTLGLISFFIGFVILLYLSIGKIFYDMTKMTERPIFYLGLVTMVIGVQLFLSGFLAELVSRNAADRNVYMIDRRVNL; the protein is encoded by the coding sequence ATGCAGATTTCAGTTGTTGTTCCGTTGTTTAATGAACAGGAATCGATACCGGAATTAACGGCATGGATTCAGCGTGTCATGGCTGCGAATCAGTTTACATATGAGATTATTTTTGTGGATGACGGAAGCCGCGACGAATCATGGCACATTATACAATCACTTGCAGAGCAGTTTGACCTTGTAAAGGGTATTAAACTCAGGAGAAACTATGGTAAATCGGCTGCATTAAGCGAAGGATTCAGTGCAGCGGAAGGAAATGTTGTGATTACGATGGATGCCGACCTGCAGGATAGTCCCGATGAGATTCCTGAACTATACAGGATGATTGAAAAGGAAGGATTTGACCTCGTGTCAGGCTGGAAAAGGAAACGCCATGATCCTGTTTCCAAACGATGGCCGTCCAGGTTATTCAACAGGGTAACCCGTTATATGAGTGGCATCAATATCCACGATTTCAATTGCGGGCTGAAAGCTTACAGGAAGGATGTGGTGAAAAACGTAGAGGTGTACGGTGAAATGCACCGTTACATTCCATTGCTTGCAAAGTGGGCCGGGTTTATCAATATTACGGAGAAGGAAGTAGTACATTATCCGAGAAAATATGGCGTTACCAAATTCGGATGGGAAAGGTTTATCAACGGCTTCCTCGATCTGCTTTCCATCATTTTTGTTTTCCGTTTCGGAAAGCGCCCCATGCATTTGTTCGGAACACTTGGATTGATTTCCTTTTTTATCGGATTTGTCATTTTGCTATACCTATCAATTGGTAAAATATTCTATGACATGACTAAAATGACTGAACGGCCCATCTTTTATCTTGGCCTGGTGACCATGGTGATTGGCGTACAGTTGTTTCTTTCCGGGTTTCTGGCTGAACTGGTCTCTAGAAATGCGGCAGACCGGAATGTCTATATGATTGACCGTCGTGTCAATCTTTAA
- the ruvB gene encoding Holliday junction branch migration DNA helicase RuvB produces the protein MRNPNLDPEEENLNASELEVEKVLRPSAFSEFSGQPKIVENLKIFIEAAKQRAEALDHVLLHGPPGLGKTTLAYIIAHELGVNIKITSGPVLEKAGDLAGLLTNLGDHDVLFIDEIHRLSTVVEEYLYSAMEDYKIDIMLDTGPNARSIQINLNPFTLVGATTRSGLLSSPLRSRFGITSRMDYYDGETLKRIIHRSAKILNTIITEDGAKEISRRSRGTPRIANALLRRVRDFAQIKGTGTIDLEMARYGLSALNVDEHGLDEMDNKILSTIIEKFNGGPVGLNTIATAVGEESGTIEEVYEPFLIQEGYIKRTSRGREATQIAFSHLGKPMPKTPGSLFY, from the coding sequence ATGCGCAATCCCAATCTTGATCCTGAAGAAGAGAACCTGAATGCATCCGAACTGGAAGTGGAAAAGGTCTTGCGCCCATCAGCGTTTTCAGAATTTTCAGGCCAGCCAAAAATTGTGGAGAATCTGAAAATTTTTATAGAAGCTGCAAAGCAACGTGCAGAAGCGTTGGATCATGTATTGCTGCACGGTCCTCCGGGTCTTGGTAAGACAACACTTGCTTACATCATCGCTCATGAATTAGGTGTCAACATTAAAATTACTTCCGGGCCTGTATTGGAGAAGGCGGGTGACCTGGCCGGCCTGCTTACCAATTTAGGCGATCATGATGTGCTGTTTATCGATGAAATTCACCGCTTGAGCACAGTGGTTGAGGAATATTTATACTCTGCGATGGAAGATTATAAAATCGACATCATGCTCGATACCGGACCTAATGCGCGTTCCATTCAAATCAACCTTAACCCCTTTACACTGGTTGGGGCAACTACCAGGTCCGGTTTACTTTCTTCGCCACTCCGTTCCCGCTTCGGCATCACATCGCGGATGGACTATTATGATGGAGAAACATTAAAAAGGATAATTCACCGTTCCGCAAAAATTCTGAATACCATCATTACCGAAGACGGAGCAAAGGAAATATCACGACGAAGCCGCGGCACACCGCGCATCGCAAATGCCTTGCTCAGAAGGGTGAGAGATTTTGCACAGATCAAAGGAACCGGCACCATTGATCTCGAAATGGCGCGATATGGATTATCTGCATTAAATGTGGATGAGCACGGACTTGATGAAATGGACAATAAAATTCTATCAACCATTATTGAGAAATTCAATGGCGGCCCGGTAGGCTTGAATACTATAGCAACTGCAGTGGGTGAAGAATCCGGTACGATTGAAGAGGTTTATGAGCCCTTCTTAATCCAGGAAGGTTATATAAAAAGGACTTCACGCGGCAGGGAGGCAACTCAGATTGCCTTCAGCCACCTCGGTAAGCCGATGCCAAAAACACCCGGATCTTTATTTTATTAA
- the rpsU gene encoding 30S ribosomal protein S21, giving the protein MLIIDTRDSESLDKALKKYKKKFEKAGILKQLKSRQSFTKPSVKRRGEILKAVYRDEVTRQMEAQ; this is encoded by the coding sequence ATGCTCATCATTGATACCCGGGACAGCGAATCCCTCGACAAGGCGTTAAAAAAGTATAAGAAAAAGTTTGAAAAAGCCGGCATTTTGAAGCAGCTGAAGTCGCGCCAGTCCTTTACCAAACCATCCGTCAAGCGGCGCGGAGAAATTCTTAAAGCGGTGTACCGTGATGAAGTAACCCGCCAGATGGAAGCGCAATAA
- a CDS encoding DUF4199 domain-containing protein: MENQKSAFSTALKYAIITSLAMFIFSIVMYITGMYLNSTLNWLSYILLLAGLVFAVKDRRDKDLGGLISFGEGFKTGFLFCLITGAIGAVFGVIMMNVIAPDMIGEILKKAETDMINKGLPDAQIQVAMEWTRKFMNPLWIAIWSLVFTIIFGSILSLIVAGIFKKENQQLQPPQ, encoded by the coding sequence ATGGAAAATCAAAAGTCTGCATTCAGCACAGCGCTCAAGTATGCCATCATCACATCACTGGCAATGTTTATTTTCTCCATCGTCATGTATATTACAGGGATGTATCTTAACAGTACTTTGAATTGGCTGAGTTACATATTACTGCTTGCCGGCCTTGTTTTCGCAGTGAAAGACCGCCGCGACAAGGATTTGGGCGGCTTAATTTCATTTGGAGAAGGATTCAAGACCGGATTCCTCTTTTGCCTTATTACCGGAGCAATCGGTGCCGTTTTCGGAGTAATCATGATGAATGTGATAGCACCTGATATGATCGGCGAAATCCTGAAAAAGGCGGAAACGGATATGATCAACAAGGGGTTACCGGATGCACAAATCCAGGTGGCTATGGAATGGACGCGTAAGTTTATGAATCCGTTATGGATTGCGATATGGAGCCTGGTATTCACCATAATTTTTGGATCTATTTTATCACTGATAGTTGCCGGCATATTTAAGAAAGAGAATCAGCAACTGCAGCCACCACAATAA
- a CDS encoding dihydroorotase produces MKLLVRAVQIIDTASPFHLQTKDILVTDGIITAIAHHLEADADTEIFNGEGKCISPGWFDLYAHLCDPGYEYKEDIESGTNAAAAGGFTALAVLPDTRPVADSKSGIEYILNKSKGKIVDVFPVGAVTKKCEGKELAEIYDMAAAGAIAFSDAQYPIAEAGLMMRGLLYVKKINSLIIHYPHDDSLAPHGVMNEGISSVQFGLHGIPALAEDLMVVRDIELAEYTGSRIHFSCISTKEAVDRIREAKLKKIPVTCGVNPVHLMLDDSALAEYDSNLKIFPPLRTQQDIQALKEGLKDGTIDVICSAHQPQNQERKMLEFEYAEPGMINLQTCFALVNTALRDVIRLEDLIAKIAVNPRKIVGIDVPVIAESSEANFTIFDATAEWSLRQEDICSKSYNTPFIGTKFTGRPIAIFNNNQFRKNQ; encoded by the coding sequence ATGAAATTACTTGTCCGTGCCGTGCAGATTATTGACACTGCTTCACCATTTCATCTTCAAACCAAAGATATTCTTGTTACAGATGGCATCATTACCGCAATTGCTCATCACCTGGAAGCTGATGCTGATACCGAAATATTTAACGGAGAAGGAAAATGTATTTCTCCCGGATGGTTTGACCTCTACGCTCACCTGTGTGATCCAGGTTATGAATATAAAGAGGATATTGAGTCTGGCACCAATGCCGCGGCTGCTGGCGGATTCACTGCCTTGGCTGTTTTGCCCGATACAAGGCCGGTAGCGGATTCGAAATCGGGAATTGAATACATCCTCAATAAATCCAAAGGCAAAATCGTAGATGTGTTCCCTGTAGGCGCGGTTACCAAAAAATGTGAAGGAAAGGAACTGGCTGAAATATACGATATGGCAGCTGCCGGTGCGATCGCTTTTTCAGACGCTCAATATCCCATTGCCGAAGCAGGCCTGATGATGAGAGGATTACTGTATGTCAAGAAGATTAATAGCCTCATCATTCATTATCCGCATGATGATTCACTGGCACCGCATGGCGTCATGAATGAAGGCATCAGCAGTGTACAGTTCGGCCTGCATGGCATTCCGGCACTCGCGGAAGATCTGATGGTGGTGCGTGATATTGAGTTGGCGGAATATACCGGCTCTCGAATTCATTTCAGCTGCATTTCCACGAAGGAAGCTGTAGACCGTATCCGTGAAGCAAAGCTTAAAAAAATCCCCGTCACATGTGGCGTAAATCCGGTGCACCTGATGCTGGACGACAGCGCTTTAGCTGAATATGACAGCAACCTTAAGATATTTCCGCCACTGCGTACACAGCAGGATATTCAGGCTTTGAAGGAAGGACTGAAAGACGGTACCATTGATGTGATTTGCTCGGCACATCAGCCTCAAAACCAGGAACGCAAAATGCTGGAGTTCGAATATGCCGAACCTGGAATGATCAATTTACAAACCTGCTTCGCGCTTGTGAATACAGCTTTGAGAGATGTGATCAGGCTGGAAGACCTTATTGCGAAAATAGCAGTGAATCCACGAAAAATTGTCGGCATTGATGTACCGGTTATTGCTGAATCATCGGAAGCCAATTTTACTATCTTTGATGCTACCGCTGAATGGTCTTTGCGGCAGGAAGATATCTGTTCCAAATCATACAACACTCCTTTCATTGGGACTAAATTTACCGGAAGGCCAATAGCGATCTTTAACAATAACCAATTCAGGAAAAATCAATAA
- a CDS encoding glycosyltransferase — MKVVCFGPGPQFKGGISNYNTSLAKALEKNGAQVHIVSWTQQYPAIIPRDFIDRSSKLDFLEGSNIQVSYVTNYNNPFSWKKTVNMILLLQPDIVIFQWAIALQGLPVGWMAGKLMQSGKAEVIIDCHLVMQKEASSLDKYISRYGLSHAHTYIAHAYKTVHELESLFPEKKFLVNETGNRSNNGQPTIIKLFHPIYDLFKPDPAFNIEAVKEELHLRRYVFLFFGFIRKYKGLHNVIHAFKIVTSERNDVSLLIAGESFWNTLDRKKISARIKSTLFKWAKSLVLKQSENEQDYQPLQLIEELQLHDRVTVVNRFIPNEEVPKYFQVSDCIVLYYLTATPSGVESLSYNFNLPVLATRVGHFPETIKDGYNGYLAEAGDINSMAQQMFRFIDQPIKRENVEESTRMMSWDAYVKAILNKA; from the coding sequence GTGAAAGTTGTTTGTTTTGGCCCAGGCCCACAGTTCAAAGGAGGAATCTCGAACTACAATACTTCACTGGCTAAGGCACTTGAAAAAAATGGTGCGCAGGTTCATATTGTTTCCTGGACACAGCAGTATCCTGCTATTATTCCGAGAGATTTTATTGACAGGAGCAGTAAGCTGGATTTTCTGGAAGGAAGTAATATTCAGGTAAGCTATGTCACGAATTACAACAATCCGTTTTCCTGGAAAAAAACGGTGAACATGATCCTCTTGCTGCAACCAGACATCGTAATTTTTCAATGGGCAATTGCTTTACAAGGATTGCCTGTCGGCTGGATGGCTGGCAAACTCATGCAATCAGGGAAAGCGGAAGTGATTATTGATTGTCACCTGGTGATGCAGAAAGAAGCTTCTTCCCTCGATAAATATATCAGCAGATATGGCCTGTCCCATGCGCATACCTATATCGCCCATGCCTATAAAACGGTGCATGAATTGGAATCACTTTTTCCTGAAAAAAAATTTTTGGTGAATGAAACCGGCAACCGAAGCAATAATGGGCAGCCGACCATTATCAAGCTTTTTCACCCGATTTATGATCTGTTTAAACCGGATCCGGCTTTTAACATCGAAGCGGTAAAAGAGGAATTGCATCTCAGGCGATATGTTTTTCTTTTTTTTGGATTCATCAGAAAGTACAAAGGACTGCACAATGTGATTCATGCATTTAAGATAGTGACATCCGAAAGAAATGATGTTTCATTGTTAATTGCGGGTGAGAGTTTCTGGAACACACTGGACCGGAAAAAAATTTCAGCAAGAATAAAAAGCACTTTATTCAAATGGGCGAAATCATTGGTGCTTAAGCAAAGTGAGAATGAGCAGGATTATCAGCCGCTCCAGCTGATAGAAGAACTGCAACTGCATGACCGGGTGACTGTCGTAAATCGTTTCATACCTAATGAGGAAGTGCCGAAATATTTCCAGGTAAGCGACTGTATCGTTTTGTATTATCTCACCGCTACACCTTCCGGAGTAGAGTCGCTTTCCTATAATTTTAACCTGCCTGTGCTTGCCACCCGTGTAGGCCACTTTCCGGAGACTATTAAGGACGGGTATAATGGTTACCTGGCAGAAGCAGGGGATATCAATTCCATGGCGCAGCAGATGTTCCGATTTATTGATCAACCCATAAAAAGGGAAAATGTAGAAGAATCGACCCGCATGATGAGTTGGGATGCGTATGTGAAGGCGATTCTGAACAAAGCGTGA
- the raiA gene encoding ribosome-associated translation inhibitor RaiA: protein MNIKIHSIHFDTDEKLESFIQKKLQKLDAIVTHIIDAQVTLKLDHNKGTVKDKIAEIRIKIPGKTVFAEERSKLFEESVELAADSIIRQVKKHKDKIRN, encoded by the coding sequence ATGAACATAAAGATTCATTCAATCCATTTCGATACAGACGAAAAACTGGAAAGCTTCATACAGAAGAAACTACAGAAACTGGATGCAATTGTTACGCATATCATTGATGCACAGGTGACGTTGAAACTGGATCACAATAAAGGCACCGTTAAGGATAAGATTGCCGAGATCAGGATTAAGATCCCTGGTAAAACTGTGTTTGCAGAAGAACGCAGTAAGCTGTTTGAAGAATCTGTTGAATTGGCTGCCGATTCTATTATACGGCAAGTGAAAAAGCACAAGGATAAGATCCGGAATTAA
- a CDS encoding BatA domain-containing protein, with product MSFLYPSFLFALAAVAIPIIIHLFNFRRYKTVYFSNVRFLKEVKEQTDSRSRLKHLLILLCRILAITFLVIAFAQPYIKRKSTPVAAGKRAISVFIDNSFSMGQLAGDVPLLDLAKSKAGEIVRAYGADDLFQLLTQDFEGKQQRLVDRDEAINLIKEVGLSTHSHLLSDIIARQRQALSNSGASQRSIFVISDFQKNFNDFSLIKADTSYGTSLVPLHAREAENVFIDTCSMEAPVQITGQVNRMIVKIRNESNQPLENGRLTLKINNETKAIGNFSIAAQSSTDDTLSYTVTEKGWGRAELSLADHPITFDDSYFLVYPVIDHRLTLVVNETTESPYLNALLGKNDFFVMQNVAFNQLNYADLLKQQFVILNGLKQISTGLSSELKKFVEGGGNLLVFPDAGADISSYNSFFQMMGADQFSGFSTQKKTVSEINTRNEVFADVFQQVPQNLALPQVSGSFINVTRTNTTAELLLSFSDRSSFISKYAVGSGLFFVSSVPLDKNFTDLPLNPLFAPMLYRMAIVKESAPLNAMVIGRNNLVTVPADVALGAQVLRLKGMDQEFIPAQRLITNQVTVNINNEINLAGIYSLEDEAKDVKNYVAMNYDRRESDMQLISNDDLLQQSKSINMKVIQNAGRDLSNVISGQHLGLSLWKVSAIFVLLFLTLETVLLKFWK from the coding sequence ATGTCATTCCTGTATCCTTCATTTTTATTTGCCCTCGCTGCAGTTGCCATTCCCATTATTATTCATTTATTCAATTTCAGGCGTTACAAGACAGTCTATTTTTCAAATGTCAGGTTTTTGAAAGAAGTCAAGGAACAAACAGATTCCCGTTCTAGGCTTAAGCATTTATTAATCCTCTTGTGCAGAATACTGGCTATAACCTTCCTTGTGATTGCTTTTGCCCAGCCCTATATTAAGCGAAAATCAACGCCGGTTGCTGCCGGGAAAAGGGCGATCAGTGTTTTTATTGATAATTCCTTCAGCATGGGTCAATTAGCAGGTGATGTGCCATTGCTTGATCTGGCCAAATCAAAAGCCGGAGAAATTGTACGAGCTTATGGTGCAGATGATTTATTTCAATTGCTGACACAGGATTTTGAAGGGAAGCAGCAAAGACTTGTTGACAGGGATGAAGCTATAAACCTCATAAAGGAAGTCGGGCTATCCACACATTCACACCTGCTCAGCGATATTATTGCACGACAACGACAGGCATTGAGTAATTCAGGAGCTTCTCAAAGGTCGATATTTGTTATTTCTGATTTTCAGAAAAACTTTAACGACTTCAGCCTGATTAAAGCAGATACAAGCTATGGCACAAGCCTGGTTCCGTTGCATGCGCGCGAAGCGGAAAATGTATTTATTGATACCTGCAGCATGGAAGCTCCGGTGCAGATTACCGGACAGGTAAACCGCATGATCGTTAAGATCAGAAACGAAAGCAATCAACCGCTCGAGAATGGAAGACTGACTTTGAAGATTAACAATGAAACAAAAGCAATTGGCAATTTCTCCATTGCTGCTCAGTCGTCAACCGATGATACGCTGAGTTATACAGTCACCGAAAAGGGATGGGGCAGAGCAGAATTATCACTGGCAGATCATCCCATAACTTTTGACGACAGCTACTTTCTCGTTTATCCCGTCATTGATCACAGGCTGACGTTGGTAGTGAATGAGACCACCGAAAGCCCTTATCTGAATGCTTTGCTCGGCAAAAATGATTTTTTTGTAATGCAGAATGTTGCATTCAATCAGCTCAACTATGCTGATCTGCTGAAGCAGCAATTTGTAATCTTAAATGGGTTGAAACAGATTTCAACAGGTCTTTCATCAGAGTTGAAAAAATTCGTGGAAGGAGGAGGGAACCTGCTTGTTTTTCCGGATGCGGGCGCTGATATCAGTTCTTACAATTCCTTTTTTCAGATGATGGGTGCTGATCAATTTTCCGGTTTCAGTACACAAAAGAAGACGGTGAGTGAGATCAATACCCGCAATGAAGTATTCGCAGATGTCTTTCAGCAGGTTCCTCAAAACCTTGCATTGCCACAGGTATCGGGTAGTTTTATCAATGTTACCCGCACAAATACCACTGCAGAATTATTGTTGTCCTTTAGTGACCGTTCTTCTTTTATAAGCAAGTATGCTGTTGGAAGCGGACTTTTTTTCGTGTCATCTGTTCCCCTCGATAAAAACTTTACGGATCTGCCACTCAATCCGTTATTTGCTCCCATGCTTTACAGGATGGCCATTGTGAAAGAGTCCGCCCCGTTAAATGCTATGGTTATTGGCCGCAATAACCTGGTTACTGTTCCGGCCGATGTTGCATTGGGTGCACAGGTTTTACGATTGAAAGGGATGGATCAGGAATTTATTCCTGCACAACGCCTGATTACCAACCAGGTAACGGTCAATATTAATAATGAAATAAACCTGGCTGGTATTTATTCGCTGGAAGATGAAGCGAAGGATGTGAAGAATTATGTCGCCATGAATTACGACAGACGCGAATCGGATATGCAATTGATTTCCAATGACGACCTGTTACAGCAGAGCAAATCTATCAATATGAAGGTGATTCAAAATGCCGGCCGTGATCTGTCAAATGTGATTTCAGGACAGCACCTTGGATTGTCGCTGTGGAAAGTTTCTGCTATCTTTGTTTTACTCTTCTTGACTTTGGAAACTGTGCTGCTTAAATTCTGGAAATAG
- a CDS encoding NAD-dependent epimerase/dehydratase family protein, producing the protein MAIHLVSGGCGFVGRNLVKRLLKNTSDTLFVVDDLSTGRPPESWLDQPAFTVVNDLKIYCDGRLIFQKGDFRNFLFEIKNNPDYINTRYGFNFPRFSDVYHFAAIVGGRLKIDGDPMVVALDLSIDAEFFYWICTYKPSRVLYPSSSAAYPISMQTDAEAVALKESDIKFDQNLGQPDMTYGWSKLTGEYLAQIAARHYGISVACVRPFSGYGEDQDLTYPVPAIATRAARREDPFEVWGSGKQGRDFVHIDDCIDCILMAMDHIHDGSAINIGSGKLTSFIEIITLFCEFAGYKPVIKPLLDKPVGVHSRYADMNFVAGKFHWQPKITVAEGMKRVYDAAVAAISS; encoded by the coding sequence ATGGCCATTCATCTGGTGTCAGGCGGTTGTGGTTTTGTTGGCAGAAATCTGGTGAAGCGATTGCTGAAAAACACAAGTGACACATTGTTTGTCGTGGATGATTTGTCTACAGGCAGGCCACCGGAAAGCTGGCTCGATCAGCCTGCCTTCACGGTAGTGAATGATTTGAAAATATATTGCGATGGCCGGTTGATTTTTCAAAAAGGCGATTTCAGGAATTTTCTTTTTGAAATAAAAAACAATCCTGATTATATCAATACGCGCTACGGATTTAACTTTCCAAGGTTCTCCGATGTTTATCATTTTGCCGCCATTGTAGGCGGACGACTCAAGATAGACGGTGATCCGATGGTGGTGGCGCTTGATCTGTCGATAGATGCTGAGTTTTTCTATTGGATCTGCACCTACAAACCATCCAGGGTACTCTATCCAAGTTCAAGTGCTGCTTATCCCATTAGCATGCAAACAGATGCGGAAGCAGTTGCACTGAAAGAGTCAGACATTAAGTTTGATCAGAACCTCGGGCAACCGGATATGACGTATGGCTGGTCGAAGTTGACCGGCGAGTATCTTGCGCAGATTGCAGCGAGGCACTATGGTATTTCAGTCGCCTGCGTTCGGCCCTTTTCAGGCTATGGCGAAGATCAGGATCTTACCTATCCGGTGCCGGCAATTGCAACCCGTGCGGCGAGAAGGGAAGACCCATTTGAAGTTTGGGGAAGCGGCAAGCAGGGGAGAGACTTCGTGCATATTGATGACTGCATTGATTGCATTCTCATGGCGATGGATCATATTCATGATGGATCGGCTATTAATATTGGCTCAGGCAAACTCACTTCATTTATTGAAATCATCACGCTATTCTGTGAATTTGCAGGGTATAAACCGGTAATTAAGCCATTATTAGACAAGCCGGTGGGCGTGCACTCGAGGTATGCTGACATGAATTTTGTTGCCGGAAAATTTCATTGGCAACCAAAGATCACGGTTGCTGAAGGTATGAAAAGAGTTTACGATGCAGCGGTTGCAGCAATAAGCAGTTAA
- a CDS encoding tyrosine-type recombinase/integrase — protein MDLSSFLQYLQYEKRYSKLTIAAYEHDLLQFSEFLKTTYDLENLLDSRHAFVRSWLVSLMEAGTGTRSINRKLSALKTFFRFNMKMGAISHNPMAKVIAPKIPGRLPVFINASQIEFLWRHFDFGEGFSGTRNRLIMELFYGTGMRRAELLQLTDKSVDFNRQTIRVLGKGNKERIIPFNPHLQELIDAYITMRNNAFNKSDFQALIVTDKGETMNPRKVYAIVNSILRQVTTIEKKSPHVLRHTFATHLLNNGAEINAIKELLGHASLAATQVYTHNTIDKLKDIYRKAHPKA, from the coding sequence ATGGATCTTAGCAGTTTTCTCCAATATCTTCAATACGAAAAGCGTTATTCAAAGCTCACTATTGCAGCTTATGAGCATGACCTCCTGCAGTTCTCCGAATTTTTGAAAACGACATACGATCTCGAAAATCTATTGGATTCCCGCCATGCCTTTGTTCGTTCCTGGCTTGTTTCGCTGATGGAAGCCGGCACCGGTACCCGATCTATCAACAGGAAATTATCGGCATTAAAAACATTTTTCAGGTTTAATATGAAAATGGGTGCGATCAGTCATAATCCCATGGCAAAAGTTATTGCCCCAAAGATACCAGGTCGTCTGCCCGTTTTCATCAATGCCAGTCAAATCGAATTCTTATGGCGTCATTTTGATTTTGGGGAAGGGTTTTCCGGTACGCGCAACCGGCTGATCATGGAACTTTTTTATGGTACCGGTATGCGTCGGGCTGAGTTATTGCAACTTACCGATAAGTCAGTTGATTTCAATCGGCAGACCATCAGGGTGCTGGGGAAAGGGAACAAAGAGCGTATCATCCCATTCAATCCGCACCTGCAAGAGCTGATTGATGCATACATAACGATGAGGAATAATGCGTTTAACAAAAGTGATTTTCAGGCGCTTATTGTTACGGATAAGGGGGAAACGATGAATCCCAGAAAGGTGTATGCTATTGTAAATAGTATCCTTCGGCAGGTTACCACAATTGAAAAGAAAAGCCCTCATGTGCTTCGGCATACATTTGCGACGCATTTGTTAAACAACGGAGCAGAGATAAATGCTATTAAGGAACTGCTCGGGCATGCCAGCCTGGCGGCAACTCAGGTGTATACACATAATACCATTGATAAACTAAAAGACATTTACAGGAAGGCCCATCCGAAGGCCTGA